The following are encoded in a window of Sutcliffiella horikoshii genomic DNA:
- the eno gene encoding phosphopyruvate hydratase: MPIISDVYAREVLDSRGNPTIEVEVYTESGAFGRALVPSGASTGEYEAVELRDGDKSRYLGKGVQQAVENVNEIIAPELVGLFDVLEQVAIDEALIDLDGTENKGKLGANAILGVSMAVARAAADFLQIPLYQHLGGFNSKTLPVPMMNIINGGEHADNNVDIQEFMVMPVGAENFKEALRMGAEIFHALKSVLSAKGLNTAVGDEGGFAPNLGSNEEALQTIIEAIEKAGYKPGEQVMLAMDAAASEFYNKEDGKYHLKGEGVVYTSAEMVDFYEKMADKYPIISIEDGLDENDWEGFKLLTERIGNKVQLVGDDLFVTNTKKLAEGIERKIGNSILIKVNQIGTLTETFEAIEMAKRAGYTAVISHRSGETEDSTIADIAVATNAGQIKTGAPSRTDRVAKYNQLLRIEDQLGDTARYDGLRSFYNLKK; this comes from the coding sequence ATGCCAATTATCTCTGACGTTTATGCACGCGAAGTCCTAGACTCCCGTGGTAACCCAACAATCGAAGTAGAAGTATACACAGAATCCGGAGCTTTCGGACGCGCACTAGTACCAAGTGGAGCATCTACAGGTGAATACGAAGCAGTAGAACTACGCGACGGCGACAAGTCCCGCTACCTTGGAAAAGGTGTTCAACAAGCAGTAGAAAACGTGAACGAAATCATCGCTCCTGAACTAGTAGGTCTTTTTGACGTACTTGAGCAAGTAGCAATCGACGAAGCATTAATCGACCTTGACGGTACAGAAAACAAAGGAAAATTAGGTGCAAACGCAATCCTTGGTGTATCCATGGCAGTAGCGCGTGCAGCAGCTGACTTCCTTCAAATTCCTTTATACCAACACCTTGGCGGATTCAACTCCAAAACTCTTCCAGTACCAATGATGAACATCATCAACGGTGGAGAGCACGCGGACAACAACGTTGACATCCAAGAATTCATGGTAATGCCTGTTGGAGCTGAAAACTTCAAAGAAGCTCTACGTATGGGTGCTGAAATCTTCCACGCTCTTAAATCAGTATTAAGCGCAAAAGGCTTAAACACTGCTGTAGGTGACGAAGGCGGATTCGCTCCTAACCTAGGATCTAACGAAGAAGCGCTTCAAACAATCATCGAAGCTATTGAAAAAGCTGGCTACAAACCAGGCGAGCAAGTAATGCTTGCTATGGACGCTGCAGCTTCTGAGTTCTACAACAAAGAAGACGGCAAATACCACCTTAAAGGTGAAGGCGTTGTTTACACTTCTGCTGAAATGGTGGACTTCTACGAGAAGATGGCGGACAAGTACCCAATCATTTCTATCGAAGACGGCCTAGACGAAAACGACTGGGAAGGTTTCAAACTATTAACTGAGCGCATCGGAAACAAAGTTCAATTAGTAGGAGACGATCTTTTCGTAACAAACACAAAGAAATTGGCTGAAGGTATCGAGCGCAAAATCGGTAACTCCATCCTAATCAAAGTGAACCAAATCGGTACACTTACGGAAACGTTCGAAGCAATTGAAATGGCAAAACGCGCAGGCTACACTGCAGTAATCTCTCACCGTTCTGGTGAAACAGAAGACAGCACAATCGCTGACATCGCAGTAGCAACAAACGCTGGCCAAATCAAAACAGGTGCACCATCCCGTACAGACCGCGTAGCTAAATACAACCAACTTCTTCGCATCGAAGATCAACTTGGTGACACAGCTCGCTACGACGGCCTACGTTCTTTCTATAACTTGAAGAAGTAA
- the secG gene encoding preprotein translocase subunit SecG, producing MTLFLTILLIIVAISLITVVLLQSGKSAGLSGAISGGAESLFGKQKARGLDLVLHRATVVLSVLFFVLTLSIAYFA from the coding sequence ATGACGTTATTTCTTACTATTTTACTTATTATCGTAGCAATCTCTTTGATCACAGTAGTACTACTTCAATCAGGTAAAAGTGCAGGTCTTTCAGGAGCGATCTCCGGTGGAGCAGAATCACTTTTCGGAAAACAAAAAGCACGCGGCCTAGACCTTGTTCTACACCGTGCGACAGTTGTTCTTTCTGTATTATTCTTTGTCCTGACACTGTCAATTGCATACTTCGCTTAA
- a CDS encoding ATP-binding protein — MLEEYITKMRERCHINKLDPHVIPIFNSLSDEELSQIQSEYKDTLDIIRLFMTTFLEKSKGIPILVAVTDEKGNIIEYLGDPSLENTVVNQVGLKKGVQFSEEQAGVNSILAALDLGVPVQVIGEEHFFHFLHQTACYSVPLFIKNQVVGTISMMTFVQVANPLIMASLETIVDSIQRELNLLEKNRYLDEMNHMVLEQSNTGYIVVEENRKIVRINPKARDILGLPQDYESFSIDELTLLSRVHDLYVRGEVIQDYKIIFQNKHETRTCLVDFFPFQRGTLIQLHDITEYTKTESYIQNAEKLAIVGQMAAGVAHEIKNPLTTLKGFIQLSKEGEPSNAFPEIMLKEIERIDQITNEFLVLSKPTIQRKDLNDVRDLISEIEVLLSSFAIIKNVEILYDFQDVKPIYCDGNQMKQVFINLVKNSVESVEQNGKLTISVRPQGDDQLMVSFNDDGNGFPDQILHRMGQPFLTTKKDGNGLGLMICKRVVEEIHNGKLCIQNNTNGGAMVEIILPCNG; from the coding sequence ATGCTAGAAGAATATATAACAAAGATGCGCGAGCGTTGCCATATCAATAAATTAGATCCACATGTGATTCCCATTTTTAATAGTTTATCAGATGAGGAATTGTCCCAGATACAAAGTGAATACAAGGATACATTGGATATTATCAGACTGTTTATGACTACATTTTTAGAAAAGAGCAAAGGTATACCTATCTTAGTTGCAGTAACAGACGAAAAAGGAAATATCATTGAATACCTTGGCGATCCAAGCTTAGAAAATACAGTTGTTAATCAGGTTGGCCTGAAAAAAGGTGTTCAATTCAGCGAAGAGCAGGCAGGGGTGAACTCTATTTTAGCTGCACTGGACCTCGGTGTTCCTGTACAAGTTATAGGAGAAGAGCATTTCTTTCATTTCCTTCATCAGACTGCGTGTTACAGTGTACCTCTATTTATAAAGAACCAAGTAGTTGGCACGATATCCATGATGACGTTTGTACAGGTCGCGAACCCGCTTATCATGGCTTCTTTGGAAACGATTGTTGATTCGATTCAAAGGGAATTGAACCTTCTAGAAAAGAATCGATATTTAGATGAAATGAACCATATGGTGCTGGAGCAATCCAACACAGGCTACATAGTGGTAGAGGAAAACAGGAAAATTGTAAGGATTAACCCTAAAGCTAGGGATATTTTAGGCTTGCCACAAGACTATGAGTCCTTCTCGATAGATGAATTAACGTTGTTGAGTCGTGTTCATGACCTTTACGTAAGAGGAGAAGTTATCCAGGATTACAAAATTATTTTTCAAAATAAACACGAGACAAGAACATGTTTGGTAGATTTTTTTCCTTTTCAACGAGGAACATTGATTCAACTTCATGATATTACAGAATATACGAAAACCGAATCCTATATTCAAAATGCTGAAAAGCTTGCAATTGTAGGGCAGATGGCAGCAGGAGTCGCGCATGAAATAAAGAATCCACTTACTACTTTAAAAGGCTTTATACAACTGTCTAAAGAAGGTGAACCAAGTAATGCTTTCCCAGAAATCATGTTGAAAGAAATAGAAAGGATTGATCAAATCACCAATGAGTTCCTTGTGCTATCTAAGCCAACGATTCAGAGAAAGGACTTGAATGATGTTCGTGATCTTATTAGTGAAATAGAAGTATTATTATCGAGCTTCGCCATTATTAAGAATGTTGAAATTCTATACGACTTTCAGGATGTTAAGCCTATCTACTGTGATGGTAATCAAATGAAGCAGGTTTTTATCAATCTCGTGAAAAATAGTGTAGAATCGGTGGAACAGAACGGAAAACTCACTATCAGTGTAAGACCACAGGGTGATGATCAGCTTATGGTCAGTTTTAATGATGATGGGAATGGTTTTCCTGACCAGATTTTGCACAGAATGGGTCAACCATTTCTTACAACCAAAAAAGACGGCAACGGCCTGGGGTTAATGATCTGTAAACGTGTTGTAGAAGAGATTCATAATGGTAAGCTTTGTATTCAAAATAATACCAATGGTGGGGCGATGGTGGAGATTATTCTGCCTTGCAATGGCTAG
- the tpiA gene encoding triose-phosphate isomerase: MRKPIIAGNWKMHKTLSEATSFVEEVKGLVPASDKIDAVVCAPALFLERLVSNVEGRDLKIGAQNMHFEDSGAFTGEVSPVALKDIGVTYVVLGHSERREMFAETDETVNKKTLAAFKHGLTPIVCCGETLEERESGKTNDIVGNQVKKALTGLTANQVKTTVVAYEPIWAIGTGKSSTAEDANEVCAHIRSVIASEFDQAAADAVRIQYGGSVKPTNIAEYMAQSDIDGALVGGASLEHQSFLQLLEAGKND; this comes from the coding sequence ATGCGTAAACCAATTATTGCTGGTAACTGGAAAATGCACAAAACACTCTCCGAAGCAACAAGCTTCGTAGAAGAAGTAAAAGGACTAGTCCCTGCTAGCGACAAAATCGACGCAGTAGTATGTGCACCAGCTCTTTTCCTAGAGCGACTTGTTTCAAACGTAGAAGGCCGCGACCTTAAAATCGGTGCCCAAAACATGCACTTCGAAGACAGCGGAGCATTCACGGGAGAAGTTAGCCCTGTTGCACTAAAAGACATCGGCGTAACTTACGTTGTTCTTGGTCACTCTGAGCGTCGCGAAATGTTTGCAGAAACAGACGAAACAGTAAACAAGAAAACTCTTGCAGCATTCAAACACGGTTTAACTCCAATCGTATGCTGCGGTGAAACACTTGAAGAGCGCGAGTCTGGTAAAACAAACGACATCGTTGGTAACCAAGTGAAGAAAGCTTTAACAGGCTTAACTGCTAATCAAGTAAAAACTACAGTAGTTGCATACGAGCCAATCTGGGCAATCGGAACTGGAAAATCTTCCACAGCGGAAGATGCAAACGAAGTATGTGCACACATCCGCAGCGTCATCGCTTCTGAATTCGATCAAGCTGCAGCTGATGCAGTACGTATCCAGTATGGAGGATCTGTAAAACCAACAAACATCGCAGAATACATGGCTCAATCTGATATCGATGGAGCACTTGTAGGCGGAGCAAGCCTTGAGCACCAATCTTTCTTACAGCTTTTGGAGGCAGGTAAGAATGACTAA
- the gpmI gene encoding 2,3-bisphosphoglycerate-independent phosphoglycerate mutase, whose amino-acid sequence MTKKPVALIILDGFAMRGETTGNAVAQANKPNFDKLWSTYPHAQLTASGEAVGLPEGQMGNSEVGHLNIGAGRIVYQSLTRVNVAIREGDFYENETFLNAIKHAKEKGTNLHLFGLLSNGGVHSHIQHLFALLKLAKREGLDRVYIHGFLDGRDVAPKSAPEFLEQLNEQLLDLGVGEIATISGRYYSMDRDKRWDRVEKSYRAMVYGEGPTYNDAMECINDSYNNGIFDEFVIPSVMTKEDGSPVATIQDEDAVIFYNFRPDRAIQISNTFTNSDFRAFDRGSKHPNNLQFVCLTHFSETVDGYVAFKPVGMDNTLGEVLSQNGLNQLRIAETEKYPHVTFFMSGGREEAYPGEERILIDSPKVATYDLQPEMSAYELTDALLAEIAADKHDAIILNFANPDMVGHSGMLEPTIKAVEVTDECLGKVVNAILEKDGVAIITADHGNADEVVTTEGNPMTAHTTNPVPVIVTKNGVQLRDGGILGDLAPTVLDLLGVDKPSEMTGNSLIKK is encoded by the coding sequence ATGACTAAGAAACCAGTAGCTTTAATCATCTTAGATGGTTTTGCGATGCGCGGCGAAACAACCGGTAACGCGGTGGCGCAAGCAAACAAACCTAACTTTGATAAATTGTGGAGCACATACCCGCACGCACAATTGACTGCAAGCGGGGAAGCGGTAGGACTTCCGGAAGGACAAATGGGTAACTCCGAAGTTGGCCATTTAAACATTGGAGCCGGCCGTATTGTGTACCAAAGTTTAACCCGTGTGAATGTGGCTATCCGCGAAGGGGACTTTTATGAGAATGAAACGTTCCTAAATGCTATCAAACATGCAAAAGAAAAAGGGACCAACCTTCACCTGTTCGGCTTGCTTTCAAATGGAGGCGTTCATAGTCACATCCAACATCTATTTGCACTTTTAAAGCTTGCAAAAAGAGAAGGCTTGGATCGTGTCTATATTCACGGATTCCTAGACGGCCGCGATGTTGCACCTAAGTCCGCACCAGAGTTCCTGGAGCAGCTGAACGAGCAGCTTCTGGACCTGGGAGTAGGCGAGATTGCAACTATCTCTGGTCGCTATTACTCCATGGACCGTGACAAGCGTTGGGATCGTGTAGAAAAGTCTTACCGTGCGATGGTGTACGGCGAAGGCCCTACTTATAACGACGCGATGGAATGTATCAACGACTCCTATAACAACGGAATCTTTGATGAGTTCGTCATTCCATCTGTTATGACAAAAGAAGATGGCAGCCCTGTTGCAACTATTCAGGACGAAGACGCAGTTATTTTCTATAACTTCCGTCCGGACCGTGCCATCCAAATTTCTAACACATTCACCAATTCTGACTTCCGTGCATTTGATCGTGGGTCAAAGCATCCGAACAACCTTCAGTTTGTATGTTTGACTCACTTCAGTGAAACGGTGGATGGATATGTAGCTTTCAAACCAGTAGGGATGGACAATACTTTGGGCGAAGTATTATCTCAAAATGGCTTGAATCAGCTTCGTATCGCAGAAACGGAAAAATACCCGCATGTTACGTTCTTTATGAGCGGCGGACGTGAGGAAGCTTACCCTGGAGAAGAACGAATCCTAATCGATTCTCCAAAAGTGGCAACTTATGACTTACAACCAGAAATGAGTGCTTACGAACTAACGGATGCACTTTTAGCTGAAATAGCAGCCGACAAACATGACGCTATCATCTTGAACTTCGCAAACCCTGATATGGTGGGGCATTCCGGAATGCTTGAGCCAACAATCAAGGCTGTGGAAGTGACAGATGAGTGCCTAGGGAAGGTAGTCAACGCCATCTTAGAAAAAGACGGTGTTGCCATCATCACGGCAGACCACGGGAACGCTGACGAAGTCGTAACGACAGAAGGCAACCCAATGACTGCCCACACAACCAACCCGGTACCAGTCATCGTTACCAAAAACGGTGTACAACTCCGCGACGGCGGAATCCTTGGTGACCTAGCCCCAACTGTGCTAGACTTACTAGGGGTGGACAAACCATCTGAAATGACAGGTAATTCTTTAATCAAAAAGTAA
- a CDS encoding anti-repressor SinI family protein, producing MENVAVEMTENLDKEWVDLINNALEMGISSAEIRDFLHNYRNHSSFKL from the coding sequence ATGGAAAACGTAGCAGTTGAAATGACAGAAAATTTGGATAAGGAGTGGGTAGATCTAATTAATAATGCACTAGAAATGGGTATTTCCTCTGCAGAAATTAGAGATTTCTTACATAATTATCGCAATCATTCATCTTTTAAGCTCTAA
- a CDS encoding helix-turn-helix transcriptional regulator produces the protein MSELSELAGVSKSYLSYLERNIQTNPSLQFLNKIAVTLETDLEFLLNGVSEDDMPDVQVLDEEWKRLVQRAILEGMSKEDFVHFKEYMEFQKWQGAKKTSSKKEDEEA, from the coding sequence TTGAGTGAACTCTCGGAACTGGCTGGTGTGTCGAAGTCTTATTTGAGTTATTTGGAGAGAAATATCCAGACCAATCCTTCTCTGCAATTTTTAAATAAGATAGCCGTTACGCTTGAGACAGACTTGGAATTCTTGTTGAACGGAGTATCGGAGGACGATATGCCGGATGTACAGGTGCTGGATGAGGAATGGAAACGGTTGGTGCAACGGGCGATTTTGGAGGGAATGAGCAAGGAAGACTTTGTTCACTTTAAGGAGTATATGGAATTTCAGAAGTGGCAGGGTGCTAAAAAGACAAGTAGCAAGAAGGAGGACGAAGAGGCTTGA
- the smpB gene encoding SsrA-binding protein SmpB, whose translation MPKGTGKVISTNKKANHDYFIEQTYETGMVLQGTEIKSMRAGRVNLKDSFARVQNGEVFLHNLHISPYEQGNRYNHDPLRTRKLLLHRKQINQLIGLTKEEGYALVPLKIYLKNGYAKLLIGLGKGKKKYDKRDDLKKKEAKRDIERAFRERQKE comes from the coding sequence ATGCCGAAGGGAACGGGAAAGGTCATCAGTACCAATAAAAAAGCCAACCACGATTATTTTATCGAACAGACATATGAAACGGGTATGGTCCTGCAGGGTACAGAAATCAAATCCATGCGAGCTGGCCGAGTAAACTTGAAGGATTCCTTTGCAAGAGTGCAAAACGGGGAAGTGTTTTTGCACAATCTGCACATCAGTCCGTATGAACAAGGAAACAGATACAACCATGATCCGCTTCGTACACGAAAGCTGCTTCTTCACCGCAAACAGATCAATCAGCTGATAGGTCTTACCAAAGAAGAAGGGTATGCATTAGTCCCTTTGAAAATCTATCTGAAAAATGGCTATGCCAAGCTGTTAATCGGTCTGGGTAAAGGGAAAAAGAAATACGACAAGCGTGATGACTTGAAAAAGAAAGAAGCGAAACGCGATATTGAGAGAGCGTTCCGTGAACGTCAAAAGGAATAG
- a CDS encoding anti-repressor SinI family protein: MNKEVDLEWVELLSLARAYGISIEEVKAFLQQTSEPNKEVLVVK; the protein is encoded by the coding sequence TTGAACAAAGAGGTAGATTTGGAGTGGGTAGAGCTGTTGTCATTGGCCAGAGCTTATGGAATTTCTATCGAAGAGGTAAAAGCTTTCCTTCAACAAACAAGTGAACCGAACAAGGAAGTCTTGGTCGTAAAGTGA
- a CDS encoding helix-turn-helix domain-containing protein, translated as MIGERIKKYREQRKMSMSELAERAGVAKSYLSSIERNLQSNPSIQFLEKVSSVLGVTVNTLLHDEYEDQTKENLDREWATLVREAMDSGVTKDQFKEFLEFNKWKIDQERK; from the coding sequence ATGATTGGTGAACGAATTAAAAAATATAGAGAACAACGAAAAATGTCCATGTCAGAACTAGCAGAACGCGCCGGCGTGGCCAAATCATACCTAAGCTCAATTGAACGCAACCTACAATCCAATCCATCCATTCAATTTCTTGAAAAAGTATCCTCCGTCCTAGGTGTGACCGTAAATACCCTTCTACATGACGAATATGAAGACCAAACGAAAGAAAACCTTGATCGAGAATGGGCCACGCTTGTTAGAGAGGCGATGGATTCGGGTGTTACAAAGGATCAGTTTAAAGAATTCTTAGAGTTTAACAAGTGGAAAATAGATCAAGAAAGAAAATGA
- a CDS encoding alpha/beta hydrolase codes for MKVKLPKPFTFEGGDRAVLMLHGFTGNSADVRMMGRFLEKRGYTCHAPQYKGHGVPPEELVHTGPEDWWKDVMEAYQFLKDKGFESIAVVGLSLGGVFSLRLGYTVPVKGIVPMCAPMYIKSEEIMYQGVLEYAREFKRREGKSAEQIEQEMKEFEKTPMGTLKALQELIADVRNNVDMIYSPTFVVQARHDNMINTDSANIIYNEVESDDKKIKWYEESGHVITLDKEREQLHEDVYEFLESLDW; via the coding sequence ATGAAAGTGAAGCTGCCCAAGCCTTTTACGTTTGAAGGCGGAGATCGTGCGGTATTGATGTTACATGGGTTTACAGGGAATTCGGCAGATGTGCGGATGATGGGCCGGTTCTTGGAGAAGAGAGGTTATACTTGCCATGCGCCTCAGTATAAAGGGCATGGGGTGCCACCGGAGGAATTGGTTCATACAGGACCTGAGGATTGGTGGAAGGACGTGATGGAAGCCTACCAGTTCTTGAAGGATAAAGGTTTTGAAAGTATTGCGGTCGTAGGCTTGTCTCTTGGCGGAGTTTTCTCTTTAAGGTTAGGCTATACAGTTCCTGTGAAGGGTATTGTGCCAATGTGCGCGCCGATGTATATCAAGAGCGAAGAAATAATGTACCAAGGTGTCTTGGAATACGCGCGCGAGTTCAAGCGCCGTGAAGGGAAAAGCGCGGAGCAGATTGAACAAGAAATGAAGGAATTCGAGAAGACACCGATGGGGACATTGAAGGCTTTGCAGGAATTGATTGCAGACGTGCGGAATAATGTAGATATGATTTATTCCCCAACATTTGTGGTACAAGCCCGACATGACAACATGATTAACACAGACAGTGCCAATATTATCTACAACGAAGTGGAATCGGACGATAAGAAAATAAAATGGTACGAAGAATCCGGTCACGTCATCACGCTCGATAAAGAACGCGAGCAACTCCACGAAGACGTCTACGAGTTTTTAGAGTCGCTGGATTGGTAA
- the rnr gene encoding ribonuclease R has translation MEEIIQQHVDKLLSYMKEEAYKPLTTQELEQAFGIKDSEEFKDFVKALVYMEDQGLIVRTRSNRYGLPEKMNLIKGKVIGHSKGFAFVMPEEADMDDVFIPPNELNNAMHGDIVLVRVSRKAAGDSRQEGTVIRIVERGVKEIVGTYTESKSFGFVIADDKKIANDIFIPKSASNGAVEGHKVVVKLVTYPEGRLSAEGEVIRILGHKNDPGVDILSVIHKHGLPQEFPREVLDQANATPDEIDEKDLGDRRDLRDQVIVTIDGADAKDLDDAVTVTKLDNGNYKLGVHIADVTHYVTEGSPLDMEAQERGTSIYLVDRVIPMIPHRLSNGICSLNPKVNRLTISCEMEINNAGEVVKHEIFHSVIKTTERMTYSDVKKILVDKDEEVISRYESLVPMFQLMEELAAVLRKKRMTRGAIDFDFKESKVIVDEEGVPKDVVLRERSVAERLIEEFMLVANETVAEHFHWMNVPFIYRVHEDPKEEKLQRFFEFITNFGYVVKGKGNEIHPRALQEVIEAVQGKPEEMVVSTVMLRSMKQAKYDEESLGHFGLSTEFYTHFTSPIRRYPDLIVHRLIRTYLIQKKLDAKTQEKWSDKLPEIAEHSSNMERRAVDAERETDELKKSEYMLDKIGEEYDGIISSVTNFGMFVELPNTIEGLVHVSYLTDDYYRYDERHYAMIGERTGKVYRIGDEITVRVINVNKDERSIDFEVVGMKGTRRPDTKSAPRVIQSERKKPTKGRSQKRKDESNIDDYTFEIGWTTKGPGTGKPGTGKKKKKNKKFFENAPKQKRKKKK, from the coding sequence ATGGAAGAAATAATTCAACAACACGTAGATAAATTACTTTCCTATATGAAAGAAGAAGCCTACAAACCACTAACTACTCAAGAATTAGAACAAGCTTTCGGAATCAAAGACTCAGAAGAATTCAAGGACTTCGTTAAAGCGTTAGTGTACATGGAAGACCAGGGGCTCATTGTAAGAACACGCAGCAACCGTTATGGCTTGCCTGAAAAAATGAACCTGATTAAAGGAAAAGTAATCGGTCACTCCAAGGGCTTTGCATTTGTCATGCCGGAAGAGGCGGATATGGACGATGTGTTCATTCCACCGAACGAGCTGAACAATGCCATGCACGGAGATATCGTACTTGTACGCGTAAGCAGAAAGGCTGCTGGTGATTCGCGTCAAGAAGGTACGGTCATCCGGATCGTGGAACGTGGAGTCAAAGAGATTGTTGGTACATATACCGAAAGTAAAAGTTTTGGCTTCGTAATTGCAGATGACAAAAAAATTGCCAATGATATCTTCATTCCGAAAAGTGCCAGCAATGGTGCGGTTGAAGGACATAAGGTTGTAGTAAAACTAGTTACTTATCCGGAAGGTCGCCTTAGTGCCGAGGGTGAAGTCATCCGCATACTCGGTCATAAAAATGACCCAGGTGTAGATATCTTGTCTGTCATTCATAAGCATGGCCTGCCGCAGGAATTCCCAAGAGAGGTACTAGATCAGGCGAACGCCACACCAGATGAGATTGACGAAAAAGATCTGGGTGATCGTCGTGACCTTCGCGATCAGGTCATTGTTACGATCGATGGAGCGGACGCGAAAGACCTGGATGACGCGGTAACCGTGACGAAACTAGACAACGGTAACTACAAGCTTGGCGTTCATATCGCAGACGTCACACATTATGTGACAGAAGGTTCACCGTTAGATATGGAAGCGCAGGAGCGCGGAACAAGTATTTATCTTGTGGACCGTGTAATCCCAATGATTCCTCATCGCCTTTCCAATGGGATCTGCTCGTTGAACCCGAAAGTCAACCGCCTTACTATTTCTTGTGAGATGGAGATTAATAATGCCGGTGAAGTTGTGAAACATGAGATTTTCCACAGTGTAATTAAGACAACGGAACGTATGACTTATTCAGATGTCAAAAAAATTCTCGTTGATAAAGACGAAGAAGTAATATCTCGTTATGAGTCCTTAGTTCCGATGTTTCAGTTAATGGAGGAGTTGGCTGCTGTCCTTCGCAAAAAGCGGATGACGCGTGGTGCCATTGATTTCGATTTTAAAGAGTCCAAGGTAATTGTAGACGAAGAGGGAGTACCTAAGGATGTTGTTCTTCGAGAACGTTCAGTAGCCGAGCGCTTGATTGAAGAGTTCATGCTTGTTGCGAACGAAACGGTAGCCGAGCATTTTCATTGGATGAATGTGCCGTTCATTTACCGTGTCCATGAGGATCCAAAAGAAGAGAAGCTTCAACGATTCTTTGAGTTCATCACAAACTTCGGATATGTGGTTAAAGGAAAAGGGAACGAGATTCATCCTCGTGCGCTTCAGGAGGTAATTGAAGCGGTACAAGGTAAGCCGGAAGAAATGGTAGTATCCACTGTCATGCTTCGTTCTATGAAACAGGCGAAATATGATGAGGAAAGCTTAGGACACTTTGGTTTATCCACAGAGTTCTATACCCATTTCACTTCACCAATCCGTCGTTATCCTGACTTGATTGTTCATCGTCTGATTCGCACCTACCTGATTCAAAAGAAACTGGATGCGAAGACCCAAGAGAAATGGAGCGACAAGCTGCCAGAAATCGCCGAGCACTCCTCAAACATGGAACGCCGAGCTGTGGATGCAGAGCGTGAAACGGATGAACTGAAAAAGTCCGAGTACATGCTTGATAAAATTGGAGAAGAATACGATGGCATCATCAGCTCTGTTACAAACTTCGGAATGTTCGTCGAGCTGCCTAATACGATTGAAGGGCTTGTCCATGTGAGCTACCTGACAGATGACTATTACCGTTACGATGAGCGTCATTATGCGATGATCGGAGAGCGTACAGGGAAAGTATACCGCATCGGAGACGAAATCACCGTTCGTGTAATTAATGTAAACAAAGATGAGCGCTCCATTGACTTTGAAGTGGTTGGTATGAAGGGTACTCGTCGCCCAGATACCAAGAGTGCACCGCGTGTCATTCAGAGCGAACGCAAGAAACCTACCAAAGGTCGCAGTCAGAAGCGTAAAGACGAGAGCAATATTGATGATTACACGTTTGAAATCGGCTGGACGACTAAGGGGCCAGGTACAGGTAAGCCTGGCACTGGTAAAAAGAAAAAGAAAAACAAGAAGTTCTTTGAAAATGCGCCGAAACAGAAGCGTAAAAAGAAGAAGTGA